TCTGTTATGGATTTTATTTGTTACTTTATATACATCAGATTTTAATTccttaaaatagctttaaaatgtAGGCACTCTTAATAGCCTTATTTTCCAGTTGAAACCAAAAGAACTTGCTGGATTTCCCCCAAGTAGGGAGAACTGATTACAGTGCAGAATTGGCTGACTCTCAGGAAGTGGGGGGAGGCTGGCTGGACTTCCTGTCCTTATTACTCCTTCCTTAGACCACCTTCCACTGCATGTACAAGCACAAGATGCACCCAGAGTGGGATTGCTCCCAGGGAAACTTCTTGGAGGAGGTCTGGGAAACTACGACTGGTTTAGGCCATGCCTCTGGAGCTACTGCATAAATCCACACACTTCTTCCCTGAATTCAGCCTTCTCTAAGTTGGCTCAGCTGGCCCCAGGAAATAGGGCTGGGAGCAGAATGTGCAGGACTCGCTGCAGCTGTTTCCCCGTTACTGAGATGGATTCCTGGGGCAAATTTGTGACTGGTCTCTTTCTGTGTTttgagaggagaggaggaggaagtagcTCTGACTTAGCCTTCCACTGGTCTAAGAATGGCCTGAGGCTGGCCTCTCTGGAGCAGGGATGGACACAGCCCAATTCCTGCCGTGCTAGCAATAGCTTCAGCAAGTGGCCCCTGCCAGGGATCACAGGGTAGCCTTAGAGTATTCCCTCACCCACCAGTCCAACTGAAACTTAGATAGGCATGCAGTTTGAGAAACCTTAGGGTGGAGGGGCTCTGCACTTAGCAGGACTACTTTCTTGGCAGAAACTATGAAGGGAGCCAGCCTCAGCCTGAGGGAGCTGCAGAATCTGTCCCTTTTCAGTCCCCTATGCAGTCCCCTTTGCCTTCTGCCCCACCGCACTCTCCTGAACTGTGGTCCCGAGCAAAGGTAGCATAGCCCACTGGGAAAGGACAGCATTGGGACCTGGTGAGGCAGTAAGGAGTATGGAAAAGAGGCCTGAGTCAGATGGCTAGGTGGGGCTGGGCTTAAGGAGCACTAGCTACAGGTGATTCCTGTCAGCTTCTGTCCTACTGCCTTGTGAGGGAAACAGGGCAGTGACACTATGGGTGGGGTGCCTGGCTCTGGAAGGGACAAAGCAGGGAAGTAGGAGACAGTATAATTTCAACTCTGACCTTTGCCAGCAGAGATGGCCCTGGGCCTAGTTAGGAGGAGAACCTGAAGCTGGGGGAAGAGAATTTGAATCCCGGGGATACAACCCTGCCTAGTtcacccactcccacaacatataCAGAAGGCTTTTTAAATTGCCCTTAACAGAGGACTTTGTATAAATCCACAAACATCTTTAAAATCTCTTAACACTTGGCTCTTCCTTAGCATGGGCCAAGGCAGCTGGTTCCTTGGACCTCCTGTAGTTGAATGGCTTTCTCAAATGAGTGGCCTTTTACACATGGtctcaacttagtgactaaacaacaacaaacaactacTTCCTAGGAAACTGAGATCTGACTTATATAACCGGAATGCCAGTCTTTCTCATTTGCTTTGCACTTTACAGCTTACAAAATGCTTTTGATGTTCATTATCCTATCTAACCTCACATCTCTGTAGTGGACCACAGGTAGAGAAGCTATTTTGATCTCCATTTCACAAGTGCCCAAGGCTTAGATGGATGCCTTGGCATGATCTGGAACCCAACTCTGTGGACCATGGCTTCTTACACAGCATACTGCTGATCCCTATtacagagaaggggacaatgTAGAGAGCTGTGGGCTGGCCTCTACTCCAACAGAGCAAAGAAGCAAGGGTAAGAGAAAGCCCAAAGGGCCTACCTTCTAGCCAAGGCATCAAGGTTCTATAAAGCAGCCCTGTTTAAGATTCAGTTTGCCTAATTCTTCTGTTTGCAGAAATTCTAGCTCCAAAACCCATAGGACAATTAAACCTTCAATTCACAAGGATGGGTAAGCCTATAAGGTTTTTCACTTAGCCTTTGGTTTTCCTTGATGCCCAGCCACACTTACTAGCCTTGCCCATCCTTTCCTCTAAATAATTGACAGTTTCACTCACTCCTGTCTAAAAAGGCCCAGATTGAATGCCTCCTTCTCAAGGCATTCTCTTTTCTGAGCCCAGGgattatctttttgcctttcaagTTTATCCTGGGATATGATCATAAGATATGAAGAGTGAtatttcagcactcagcttaaCCAGTAAGGAGGGCTCTTCTCTAAGGTCTGCATCATATTGTGCCTTGAGACTGTTATATAGAAGATTCTCTGTTAGCCTAGGAGCTTCCCAAAAGCAAGGACTGGGGTTTTGAACCCTTCTGGCAGCACTGAGCTTAATAATTATCATTTAACCAAGTGTTCTAGTGAGGTTCCTTTCAGTAATTCCTCAGAGGGGAATGGAATTTCACAAATAACTCCACTTATTGCCACCCCATCTCCTCAATGCCCAAACCATAATGACAACATTGTCAATAATTTCAGGGCTGAGGTAAAAACATCTGTGTTTTGGAAAGTGAAGGACTCAGATAGATGATAGGGTCCCTATTCCCTTTAGACCCCAGGGCAGAGGACtcggagtgtgtgtgtgtgtgtgtgtgtgtgtgtgtgtgtgtgtatcattgtGTATTTGAGGGGTAGCACTGTTTATTGTGGTCCTATCAGTTGCAGGGCTAAGCTGGAACAATGCCATGTTAAAATATGTCACACAATCAAAAAACAAGAACCTAACCTGAGTAAATTGCAATACAGATTTCTGCAGAGAAGAGATCAGATGatggtatttttttctcttatttttgggGTAACCAAACATTATCATGCTACAAGTTTAATATTCAGTTCTGCAGAGTACTTCTGAGGGAAGCTTAGATCACATTGATGAGTCAAGTGTCAGGCTAAGCATGGCACAAAGCACAAAATTACTATTTGCAAGACAAGATCAGGGACTCCAGGAAGATTCCTCTAAGGTGGTCAGGGGATAGattgtagctgccaggctctctCCACCCCCAGAGTGCTAGTTCTTAGTTTCCCACTGTAGGTGAATGTGAGAGGGTTTTTACCGTGGCAACAAGTCACAAGGCTGATATGCTGGCCAGCTACTCTTAGGACAACAGTGTTGCTtgcccctctttctctctctctctctggctcccaGCAGCTATTCTGTCTCCCTTTCCTACCCAAGCTCCTTAGGTGCTGGTGGCCACCCTGCAAAGAGAGGATAGTGGTGAGGGACTTTCCAGGGAGGGGTCACTGGGCTTTCGCAGGCTGGTCACTGATCCAGCTGTTAATCAGCTATAGTCACTGGAGTGGATACATCAGACcatgggggtggagagggggaTATGTTGGGATAGGTGGTGGCtaatccttctttttttttttttttttttttctatctctgtGACATTTGGCTATTTAGAGGACTGGGAGCCTAGACCAGAAGGGTGTGTCTTGCATCAGGTTTGTTCATTCAAATAGCTGTTCAGAGCCTAACTGACCAGGGACATGAGTCATGTTGAGTTGTGCCTTCAAGGAGTTCCCTTTCTAGATAGGAAGTTAGATGGGGGTCAAAATAATGAAAGGAGCAGAGAAGAAACAATCTGTCTTATGGTTCTCATGGTGGTTTCAGTTACAGAAAgcgaaactgttagttgctcagtcatgtcactctttgcgaccccatggactgtagcctgccaggctgctctgtccatgggattctccaggcaagaatactagagtgggtagccattcccttctccaggggattttcccaacccagggatatgaacttgggtctcctgcattgcaggcagattctttttttttttttcatttcatacatgatattttacatgcaggcagattctttactgtctgagccatcagggaagcccctgtggacCACATTAAAATCTGTTACCAGCAGAACAGTCACTAGAGAGTCTAGGTTAGACCTGTCCCTCACATAACCACTATGAGAGGGAGGTATTTCTAGGTCTCTTAGACAGAGTATACTGAATCCCAGAGAGTGCCTTGCCCCAAGGCTACCATGCCATCTTAGCTGATTCTGTATTGCAACTCTGGAATGTGGGTCTGCAAGGCTCCTGTTCTGCACTTTTGAAGGTCTGAACATGGTCCTACAAGCAATTTAGGTAGCctgaaggaagaaagtgaaacttCAGGTCTACTTTTCTACCCAGTTCCAGGCAAAATGTCAGTGAGAGCTCTGGCTAATATGAAATTGAGGCTTGGTTCTTACAGAACCCAGTGAATACTTAATGGGCTGTTTTTGCCAGCTGCTTTTCAAAACTTCTGTGTCATCAGAGCTGACTTCCCTTCCACCTTCCTACACCACCCCTCCTGTGGCCAATAGCACCTGGGCCTTTTTCATATCTGCAATTCTCCCTGCCCAGTGTGCTCCCCTGAGCTTAAGGTGACCTGAAGTGAGTAGACCCAGCAAACGGGATAGGGGTCATGGCTGCCTGTTGCTCAGTGTATGGTTTTGCTGCTTTGTGGCCCAGAGGGGTCTGACCCAGCAAGCCAAGCATATGGAGTGCATTAAGGTTTTccctacattttctttctttgtggttcAATTCAAGCCTGAAACCACAGACACCTGTGAAAACAAACCCAGCCTGGATGCTTGCTCACCAATActgtctctctttgtctctcttatCTTCAGCCCCAGCTGTGATGCTTCCTGACTGATGATGTTATAACAGTGCCGAGAAGCCAAAAGGCTGCATTTTTTAGCTGAATACACCTGAGTTTTCCCCACCATCATGGAGACCCGAAAGGATGAAGCTGCTCAGGCCAAGGGAACAACAGTCTCTATGGATACCCAGGAtcaagggacagagaaaggggCCAAAAACAAGGCATCTGAGACAACAGAAAGGCCCACATCAGAGCCACCCTCATCTGGCCCAGGTAGGCTGAAGAAAACTGCCATGAAACTCTTTGGTGGAAAGAAGGGCATCTGTACCCTGCCTAGTTTCTTTGGAGGGGGACGAAGCAAAGGTTCTGGGAAAGGCAGTTCTAAGAAGGGTCTTAGCAAGAGCAAGACCCACGATGGCCTGAGTGAAGCAGTCCATGACCCTGAAGACATTGTCAGTGAAGGAACTGGCCTCTCCTTACCTTTGCCTGAGTCATCATGCCAACTTCCCAGCTCTCAGAGTGTACATGGGTCTTTGGAGACAGACTCCAGATGCAAGAGGTCTGTGGCTGGAGCCACAGAGAAAGCTGGGGCTGAGAAGGCTCACTTTGTGCCCAAGCCAAAAAAAGGCCTGAAAGGTTTTTTCAGTAGTATCCGGCGTCACCGGAAGAGCAAGGTCTCTGGGGCTGAGCAAAGCAATCCAGGAGCCAAGGAGTCTGAGGGGGCCAGAGCCAGGCCTCATGAGTATGTGAGCTCAGCCCTTCTGTCCCACACTGATGAGGTCCTCCAAGCCCCAAGAAAGGAAAATGCCAAATTCCAAGATGTCCCTGGGCCGAACATTCCTTCAATATCAGAGACTTCTCTGGCAGCCACTGAGAAAGCAGCCTTTAAAGATCCAGAAAAAACCTTGGAGGCCTTTGTCTCAGCATTCTTGCAGCCCAAACCTGACCCTGAAGCCAGTGGCCCAGAGGAGTTCCATAGTCCAGAAACAGGGGAGAAGCTTGTGGCAGGAGAGGTAAATCTACCCAATGGCCCTTTAGGGGACCAGCTGAGCCTCCTCTTTGGGGATGTCACATCTCTGAAGAGTTTTGACTCACTGACAGGTTGTGGTGACATAATAGCAGAACAGGATATGGATAGTATGACAGATAGCATGGCCTCTGGAGGCCAGAGGGCCAACCGAGATGGAACCAAACGAAGTTCCTGCTTGGTGACCTACCAAGGAGGGGGTGAAGAGATGGCCTtgcctgatgatgatgatgaggaagaagaggaagaggaggtggaatTAGAAGAGGGAGAAGAAGTCAAGGAGGAAGAAGATGATGATTTAGAGTATCTGTGGGCAAGTTCCCAGATGTACCCAAGGCCCATACTAAATCCAGGCTACCATCCCACAACATCCCCAGGCCACCTTGGCTACATGCTTCTTGACCCAGTTAGGTCTTATCCTGGCTCAGCCCCTGGGGAACTTTTGACTCCTCAGAGTGATCAGCAAGAGTCCGCCCCCAATAGTGATGAGGGTTATTATGACTCCACTACACCAGGACTTGAGGATGATTCAGGTGAGGCCCTGGGGCTTGTCCATAGGGATTGCTTGCCCCGAGACAGCTATAGTGGTGATGCCCTCTATGAGTTCTATGAGCCAGATGATAGTCTTGAGAACTCCCCACCTGGGGATGACTGCCTTTATGACCTCCATTGTCACAGCTCTGAGATGTTTGACCCCTTCTTGAACTTTGAGCCCTTTTCTTCCCCTCGGCCACCTGGGGCAATGGAGACAGAGGAAGAACGGCTAGTAGCCATCCAGAAACAGTTGCTAT
This DNA window, taken from Bubalus kerabau isolate K-KA32 ecotype Philippines breed swamp buffalo chromosome X, PCC_UOA_SB_1v2, whole genome shotgun sequence, encodes the following:
- the AMER1 gene encoding APC membrane recruitment protein 1 — its product is METRKDEAAQAKGTTVSMDTQDQGTEKGAKNKASETTERPTSEPPSSGPGRLKKTAMKLFGGKKGICTLPSFFGGGRSKGSGKGSSKKGLSKSKTHDGLSEAVHDPEDIVSEGTGLSLPLPESSCQLPSSQSVHGSLETDSRCKRSVAGATEKAGAEKAHFVPKPKKGLKGFFSSIRRHRKSKVSGAEQSNPGAKESEGARARPHEYVSSALLSHTDEVLQAPRKENAKFQDVPGPNIPSISETSLAATEKAAFKDPEKTLEAFVSAFLQPKPDPEASGPEEFHSPETGEKLVAGEVNLPNGPLGDQLSLLFGDVTSLKSFDSLTGCGDIIAEQDMDSMTDSMASGGQRANRDGTKRSSCLVTYQGGGEEMALPDDDDEEEEEEEVELEEGEEVKEEEDDDLEYLWASSQMYPRPILNPGYHPTTSPGHLGYMLLDPVRSYPGSAPGELLTPQSDQQESAPNSDEGYYDSTTPGLEDDSGEALGLVHRDCLPRDSYSGDALYEFYEPDDSLENSPPGDDCLYDLHCHSSEMFDPFLNFEPFSSPRPPGAMETEEERLVAIQKQLLYWELQREQREAREACAQEAHTREAHAREAHTREAYVREARPREAYAREACGQEVCGRELQVREAQVRQEKPVIEYQMRPLGPSVMGLVEGASGASQTSYRGTTSAFPATASSEPDWRDFRPLEKRFEGTCSKKDQSTCLMQLFQSDAMFEPDMQEANFGGSPRRAYPTYSPPEEPEEEDVEKEGNATVSFSQALVEFTSNGNLFSSMSCSSDSDSSFTQNLPELPPMVTFDIADVERDGEGKCEENPEFHNDEDLAASLEAFELGYYQKHAFNNYRSRFYQGLPWGVSSLPRYLGLPGMHPRPPPAAMALSRRSRSLDTAETLELELSNSHLTQGYMDSDELQAQQEDSDEEEEEEEWGRDSPLSLYTEPPVTYDWPAWAPCPLPVGPGHAWISPSQLNGPSSHPFGQAVCCISPFTMSMLLSVSGPEPRAPGESKSQLARPSHLPLPLGPCYNPQPKASQSVRARPQDVLLPVDEPSFSSISGGFSPSPVPQAKPVGITHGIPQLPRIRPEPSEPQPIHYGASSLDLSKEKAEQGASLPTSCSSTAMNGKLAE